The window TgcaaattagagactttctaaggtctcaattatgcacatttcctgtacgctcagataagaacttactagatgtaatttttaatttgacacatttttataatggttcaatatctaatatttatggcatGTTACTGGAGAggaggaatgttcctttagacaaaattaagaatctctgggaacaagatttacagacatcaatacctgaggaaacttggaatgaatttTTAAACTAGTTAATACGTCATCGCTATGTGTTCgccattccctcatacaatttaaagtggtacatagagtccatatgactaaagataagttatcttgtttttatttggatatatctccctactgtgacagacgCAATAATgaagaagcttcattaattcatatgttttgaacttgtccatgtcttgaaaaatcttggaaggaagtttttcaaacttttccTTCACCttccaaagtcaattttaagcctagtTCTCTGAtggccctatttggtattgttgcaggacaagatattaagttgaagacatctgatttataTATTTTGGTCTTTCGCTCTCTTATAGctatttgtttaaatggaaagatgtttctcctcctactcatgctcaatggttatgcgatggtatgtcatgcttagatttagagaagatttgttcttcaatttctgaatctcgtcaagactttctAACATTGTGGGCACCCTTTCTGAATgactttcaaaaccctcaattcgttgtttaaatttagatgttggctactattaatttttattatacgagaaagtattttacctttttttctccttaataaacagcttcagtcttggtaggggttagactttTTTTATaaaaaattagtatatttcaatataactttgactaacctacatgaatatggggtaatgagattgttattatgaatagatataatgtaattggtagtttttttttgacctttatatatactttcttgtactctgtattcttctatgtagaaactaataaaaatattaaaagaaaTGGCAGGATtcatctaccaccttgtacttcttcctccctcccccaccttcttgctttgACCCCAtcatcttttccagtcctgatggaagatctcagccagaaacatcgactgcttactgagattgctgagttactccagtattctgtgtaacttgcctgggtttccagcatgtgcagattttctcttgtttgtaatgtaGTTTTTGCAGGAAATAaggactcagtggccactttcataggtacacctgtacacctgcctttaatgcaaatatctaatcagcaactcAATGTGTAACAGCATATAGACATGGTCAAGCGGTTTagttgttcagacaaaacatcagatttgggaagaagtgtgatctaagtgacgttGACTGTAGAacgattattggtgccagaaagGGTGGTTTGCGTACCTCAGAAAGTgctgtgattttcacacacaacagtctctacaatTTACAAAGAAGTGTGTGAAAAACAATTAAACATTCAGTGAGTGACAGTCTGTGGGTGAAAAAACgtcagaggagattggccagactgattcaagctgaccgAAAGGTGTCTacaattcaaataaccacacattacaacagaggtgtgcagaagggcaactctgaatgcacaacacattgaacctttaagtgaatgggctacagcagcagaagaccatgaacgtactcAGCAAAGGTTTGATATCGACAAAGGCATGACAGAAAATGAGGGTAAACTGACGAAATATAAAATGAATGTAGGAACTTAGTTACATTAAATTAAAATGCAAAAGGCATTATGAGTCCTTTATAGACAGGTGACAGGAGAATTTATAATGGAAAATAAGTaattggcagagaaactgaacaaTTACTGTGAATCTGTCTTCAGGAAAGATGATACTAAAATCTTCCAGAAATACCAGAGAATGAAGGTCAAATGAGAACAAAGAACTGAAGGAAATAAGTGCAATTAAAAGAAAGTAAGAGGGAAGTTTGTCTGCTTTATGATTTTGTAAATCGGTATTTCGTGCTCGTGGATAACATGATAAATAAAGGTACAATGTCCTGAAACTATTGTTTTTCAAATGTTTTCTGGAATCTTTAATAACTGAATCATCTTTCCAATCACAGGTTTTGTCAAATAAAATATTGTAGAGTGGTCCTTGGAGTAGATTTGCTTTCTAAGAAACAAAAAGGGAGGATGACAATAGCAATAAGGAAGATGATTCCTCACCCAGAGTTTAACTCAAAAACTCCAGAAAATGACATCATGCTGGTTCAGGTACTAAATATATGTTCTCAAGATCACTTAAAGGCCAATTCCACAGTCCTGTGCTGCAATCATGCATTTGCTCAGAGCTGTTGTATGTTAATTTCAAAGGCATATCTGTAATCCTTTGTTTTAATTTGTTGATTCATCTGTTGAAAGTGTAGCTACTAATGCTGGCATTCTTGTCCATTTCTAATTGTCCTTAAACTGAGGGGGTGGAGTCAGCCTCATTGGTGGGTTTGGAGTCATGTTAAGGGCCAGTCCAGGTAAGGCTGGCAGATTTCCTTTCCTGACGGACATTGGTTGAAACATGTATATTTCTAAACAATCAGAAGCTATCTGTAATTCCACATGCACctaattattttaatttatttccaTTACCTTCTGTGGTGGGATTCAAACTCTTGTCCCTGGATTTTTGTCCTTCTGGAACCTAGACCTCTGGCTTCTGAACCTGGCAATTTTGTGCCAAATGTGACTGGTTTCCAACAGGTTTTCTGCTGTCTTGATAAATTCTAATGATTGCAGTTGTATTTTTTTCTACTCTACTTTCTTATTGTAGTGATGTTTGGAGGATGAACTAGCAGGAGCCTCGTCTTTGCCTCAAATCCTGCCAGGTCACGGAAGATGTCTGTTCACTTCATTGTTCCTTTGACAATTCATGGAATCATTACATCATACAACACAGATGCAGGCCCCTCTGCCCCCTGAGTTCATGGCAGCCATCAGCACCCACATATAGAAATCCTTCACTAATCCTGTTTAATTTGCTGCATATTAGCTGCACCGCAGTGACTTCATTTTGTTAGGGAAATACCATTAGTCCCagtctgcactctctccatacaCTAATCAACATTTCCCTCAGCTATATAGAGAATGATCATTCAAAGGTGACTGTGCAATCAGTGACCGTCACACTTTCAATCCTTCAAGCCTTCTACAGTCCACTATAAATTAGTATTCTTTAGTTACTGACCCTTCCGTCACCATTTCTTGCTTTTTAATACCCACATCGAATTTCctctaaataagaccataagacaaaggagcagaagtcagcctttcagcccatcgagtctgctctgccattttattatgagctgatccattctcccattgtcccactccctcgccttctcaccataacttttgatgccctagctactcagatacctatcaatctctgccttaaatacacccaatgacttggcctccactgccacccatggcaacaaattccatagattcaccaccctctgactaaaaaaatttcttcgcatttctgttctgaaagggcgcccttcaatcctgaagtcatgtcctctcgtactagactcccccatcatgggggacaactttgccacatccactctgtccatgcctttcaacattcaaaatgtttctatgaagtctcctctcattcctctaaactccaaggaatacagtccaagagcggacaaacgttcgtcatatgttaactctctcattccgggaatcattctagtgaatcttctctgtaccctctccaatgtcagcacatcctttcttaaataagaagaccaaaactgcccacagtactccaagtgaggtctcaccagcaccttatagagcctcaacatcacatccccgctcctgtactctattcctctagaaatgaatgccaacattgcatttgccttcttcactactgactcaacctggaggttaaccttaaggggaccctgtacgaggactcccaagtcccgttgcatctcagaactttgaattctctccctatttaaataatagtctgcccatttatttcttctgccaaagtgcataaccatacactttccaacattgtatttcatttgccacttctttgcccattcttccaatctatccaagtctctctgcagactctctgtttcctcagcactactggcccctccgcctatcttcgtatcatcagcaaacttttacaaagccatctattccataatccaaatcgttgatgtacaatgtaaaaagaagcggccccaacacagacccctgtggaacaccactggtaactggcagccaaccagaataggatccctttattcccactctccttttcctgccaatcagccaatgctctatccacgtatgtaactttcccgtaattccatgggctcgtatcttgttaagtagcctcatgtgtggcaccttgtcaaaggccttctgaaaatccaaatatacaacatccactgcatctcccttgtctagcctatttGTAATATCCTCAAGAAATTGTAATAGgtgtgtcaggcaggatttttctttaaggaatccatgctgagctctgcctatcttgtcatatgcctccaggtactctgtaacctcatccttgacaattgactccaacagcttcccaaccaccgatgtcaagctaacaggtctataatttcctttttgcttccttgccgccttcttaaatagcggagtgacatttgcaatcttccagtcctcaggaaccatgtcagaatctatcaacttttgaaagatcatcgtaattgtctccgcaatctccacagctacttccttcagaacacgaaggtgcattccatctggtccaggagatttatctacccttagactattcagcttctggagtactttctctgtcgtaattgtgactgcgcacacttctcttccctgccacctttgagtgtccagtatactgctgatgtcttcttcagtgaagactgatgcaaaatactcgttcagttcctccgctatctccttatctcccattaccaTTTCACTAGCATCagtttctatcggtcctatatctactctcacctgtcttttactctttacatacttgaaaaagcgtttagtatcctctttgatattatttgctagcttcctttcatagttcatcttttccctcttaatgaccttcttagtttccttttgtaagcttttaaaaacttcccaatcttctgtcttcccactaacttttgcttccATGTATgcactctcctttgctttaactttggctttgacttctcgtcagccacggttgcatcctttttcattcaaaaatttcttcttttttgggaagtacttgtcttgcaccttccttacttctcgcataaactccagccactggtgctctgctgtccttcctgccagtgtccctttccagtcaactttggccagtttctctctcatgccactataattccctttactccactgaaataccgacacatcagatttcagcttctctttttcaaatttcacagtgaactcaatcatgttatgatcactgcctcctaagggttccttcacctcaatctctttaatcacctccggttgattacacaatacccaatccagtacagccgatcccctagtgggctcaagaacaagctgttctaaaaaggcaTCTTgcaggtattctacaaattctcttccTTGAGATCCAGtgtcgacctgattttcccaatccactcgcatgttaaaatcccccacaattatcataacactgcccttctgacaagccttttctatttcctgttgtaatttgtagtccacatcactgcagctgtttggaggcctgtacataactgccatcagggtccttttacccctgcgattgcttagctcaacccataaaggttctgcaccttccgatcctatgtcacccctttctaatgacttagtatcatttcttaccaataaagccatgtctccccctctgcctaccttcctatccttccgatacactgtgtatcctcgGACATTCAGCTCCCTTCTTGATCACCTCCTTGATCAGTTTCTTTAGTCTCTCTCTGGTATCACTTCACTTAGCATCTTGTGCAGTATTCAAAGTTTAaattccaaagtaaatttattatcaaagtacatagatgtcaccatatacaaccctgatattgaTTTTCTTGtaggcgtactcaataaatccataatagaataataaccataataaagtTGATAGAAGTCCGCACCAACTTATGTCTTTAACTAGTACCCAAAAGGCAACAAGCTGTGTAGATACAaaaagaacaaataaataaataaataaacaaacaaacaaacaaacaaacaaataaataaataaatggaagaaagaataagcaagcaataaatttTGAGAACAGGAGACggggagtcattgaaagtgagtccataggttgttgtAACAGTTCAgcgacggggcaagtgaagttgagtgtaattatcccctctggttctagagcctgaaggttgatggtgaataataactgttcctgaacctggtgctgtgagtcctgaggcccctgtatcttcttcctgatggcaacagcaagcaaacagcatgacctaggtggtggCGGTCGCTGatggtagatgctgctttcctgtggcaacgCTCCATGTGTACGtgttcaatgatggggagggctttacccgtgatggactgggctgtgtctactgcattttataggattttcccttcaggggcattggtgttttcataccagactGTGCAGCCGCCAgctatatactctccaccacacatctataggaaGTTTGTCGAgattttagatgccatgccaaatcaGTATTGCCGAAACTTTGATGTCCTTCCTAAATTGTGATCCTATAAAGAACATAATCATAAATATCATTCCATCCATAGATTTTATAAAATTTAGCATGACTTCCTTGCTTCTGCATTCTATTACACTAATATTAAATTCAAGCATACTGCACGTTTTGTTATGAGAAGTCTTCCCAACTTGCCCTGCCACCTATAAATTATAGTCCTATACCTGACACTTTATTATACTTGCAACAGGGGCCGCCAGTGCTTGGAAACATCACAGCATTTTTCAGCTTGATGTTTATCTTTAAGTCAAAGCATGCAGTTGTAAAAACTATATCATCTTTCCTTCATCATCACTGGGTTATAATTCTGAAAGTTCTAATTTATTGACTGTAGGGAATAATTTTGCCACAAAGATCAGGTGAGCTTCAAGAAGGATATTGCCTCCAATTCCGTCTTCTGAGGAAAAATTTAACTGGCCAAATTATTCTCTAAAATATCACAAGAATCCAGCAAAAATCGGTTAAATAATCTGAAGAGCTGCTACTGCATTAGACAGCCACCTACTGGTAGATGTTCTACATGACAAGCAACATTACCGTCAAACAAAAATTGGGAAATTCACTGCATTGCAATTcattgcccgacctgctgagtttctccagcgtgttgtgagtgttggaagggttccggcccgaaacgtcgaccgatcttttccatggatgctgcccgacctgctgagttcctccagcgtgttgcgagTGTTGGGAAATTCACTGCACTGTGACTGGCAATTATAGAAAGGAAATGGTGTCATATATTCGATATGCACAAGCTTGTTAGTAAGAACGGTGAGATTATTTGTTCTGCTACCTATTCCATAAATATACATTGGTGTTCACTTTTGCAAGGGATTATGATGACTGGTTTTAAATATGCAAATAATACAAACCTGAATGAACTAAGTCATCcacataaatgaataaattttttaTTTAACAGAGAAAAAAGACTTgaaaaagaattccaacagaatattTATGACAGAAATTCAGTGGAAGTTGTGAGAGAAATGGTTGGTCATTACCACTTACAAAATTTCATCAGGAGTTAAAAAAGTTTGAAAGTCATTGGATCAAGCACAGACAAGGGGATCCAACTGCAGAAATCCTTGCTGCAGAGATCACAGAATCTTTGTTTGGAACCAGAAACTCCTTTATTTTAACTCTGGCTGTTAACTCTGAGCTATTATTCTTTAATGTGACCGCTCTTCTAATATATAAACTGTTAGCTGATCTGTCATGTACCCTTCTATTTTCACTTGAATCCTTTGGAACGAGCTTCTCCTTCCATTCATTATAAAGGTAGTCTTGGTGTAATTttagaagtggaattaaagttcATATCATTTTTATTTTTGATAAACTAGCTTTATAGCATCATAATGACAAAGACATCATTGGGAGATAGATGCACGGTGACTGATCAGAAATCAAATTTCTTGTACATTGAGTAAATAGAAACTTAACAGAGCTAACTGTGAATCTACATTGTGTACAAAACATGATCATAACATATGAATCCACAGTGCAAACATACAGAATTTAGCCAGTGGTAATACTTATCATAGTCTGTTTTATCTGTTCATTTGAACAGTTGGCCCGTGAAGCTGTTCTGAACAAGTACGTGTCAACATTGGAACTTCCTAAATCAGGCGCCGATGTCAAAGCTGGAACTGAGTGCAGTGTCGCAGGATGGGGAACAACTAATCCTAAAGTCCTGAAAGCATCTGATGACCTGAGGGAAGTAAATTTAACCGTCATTGATAGGGCTGTCTGCAACAGTAAAGCATACTATGATCTCAGCCCTTACATAACGAAGGACATGTTATGCGTTGGTGATGAGAAAGCTAGAAAAGATTCATGCATGGTAAGTTGGCATTTCACAACTTAAGTGAAAATTCCTGGAGTTGCAAAGTGCATTTACAGCAATGTACAGTGCTAGTTGTTTAATTAAAAGGCTTGATGGTGACTTTGAGCCTAGAAGTAATTTATATGCAGATTGCATAGCATCATCCAGCAAGTGCACCAGCTCAAGGTGGAACATTGGAACTTACTGCCTAAGTTGTCTTAAGCCTCACTGTAAATACATCTTATGGACAAATATACTAACTGGTATGAAATTGCTGCAGTTAACATAGTTTCGAATTATATTTTGACTTCATTTCTTTGTTTTCTACATCTATACTGCTGCCTTTCTATGTCTTATATCTTTGTCTTAACTCACTCCTTTCTTCTCTCTGTACTATTAAACAAATATGAAATAAGTTGCAATAGAACAAGCTGAAATAGATAAACACATCAAAAGTCATTTATGTTTTCTTTTGCTGCCCATTAATCCCCACCTCTTTCCTGGAATTGCAATACTGCAGCTGACCTGAAGCATGGCAATTTTCCTATCCTGCCCCATGAACATATTCAGGCACAGGGCAGTTCTCCACCAtggtctaaagcaggggttcccaacctttattatgTCATAGACCCCACttttaactgaggggtccatggatcccagatCGGGAACCCTGAGTCAAAAGGCTGGCAGTGGTGAGGAAATGAAGGGAACTACAGGCCTATGATTCTGAAACAGGCATTAGGCCTCTGACTGACAAGTTACATCAGAACGTACAGatgtgtgttatttatttttcaacagtggctgtgAGCGTCTTTATTCAGTAAATAATGTTGACATATTAACAGCACATGAGCTGTGGTGAGGTATCAGTCGTGAGAGGGAGAAGGCCGAGTCTCATTGGCTTGCCGAGCGCATTCAGTGACTACAGCAACTATTCAGATGATCTGCACTGAGTCATCACCCACTCTTTGGGCCTGAATAAATAGTGGGAGCCAAGGTTAACAATAGATCTGACCCATTAAGCAAGGCGAGCTTTTATTGCAAGCTCCAGAATTGTGGCTTACTAGGCTATTGCAGTGTGCAGTTAAAAATTATCCTCATTAATGTTGGATTGGAATCACATGAAGGacagcagatttccttccctaGTTTAATGATCAACCAGCATTACCAATATTTTATTCCAATTTTAAATCCTCAGGCTCTCATAGTAGAATCTGCATTGATGCCTCTGGAGAAATACGTATTATTAGCCTGGACTTCAGACCACAAGacttcgga of the Mobula birostris isolate sMobBir1 chromosome 3, sMobBir1.hap1, whole genome shotgun sequence genome contains:
- the LOC140194572 gene encoding granzyme K-like isoform X1, which gives rise to MKKEPKIGCVGWLTAIVVFLTLQVCICTEIIGGRKVKPHSRPYMASIQTHKQHVCGGALIAQSWVLTAAHCKEFCQIKYCRVVLGVDLLSKKQKGRMTIAIRKMIPHPEFNSKTPENDIMLVQLAREAVLNKYVSTLELPKSGADVKAGTECSVAGWGTTNPKVLKASDDLREVNLTVIDRAVCNSKAYYDLSPYITKDMLCVGDEKARKDSCMGDSGGPLICMRRSNKNEYTGIVSTGGECGAPKQPGIYTRLSKKYLRWIRMITKTNNQNITKDVI
- the LOC140194572 gene encoding granzyme K-like isoform X2 — protein: MASIQTHKQHVCGGALIAQSWVLTAAHCKEFCQIKYCRVVLGVDLLSKKQKGRMTIAIRKMIPHPEFNSKTPENDIMLVQLAREAVLNKYVSTLELPKSGADVKAGTECSVAGWGTTNPKVLKASDDLREVNLTVIDRAVCNSKAYYDLSPYITKDMLCVGDEKARKDSCMGDSGGPLICMRRSNKNEYTGIVSTGGECGAPKQPGIYTRLSKKYLRWIRMITKTNNQNITKDVI